The following are encoded together in the Tepidiforma bonchosmolovskayae genome:
- the rlmB gene encoding 23S rRNA (guanosine(2251)-2'-O)-methyltransferase RlmB produces the protein MARLRPKPHSTPDDIAFGINAVSMAIATGHAKSVLFYRETSNDRVLALAERAREAGLRVEGVEAQRLDELTGDGVHQGILARVRPVEPIDLKAAARQAGQRSLVLLLDRVTDPQNVGAILRTAVAVGADAVVLPLRRGALITPGVHRASAGLSFVAPVAAPQNLAMAVRTLKEANYWVVAADAGEGSAAATEFDWPGRTALIVGSEGEGVGQLLLRESDFRVALPMDPRVESLNVAVATGALAYLWRRQHPFPAQASGG, from the coding sequence ATGGCGCGCCTCCGCCCGAAGCCGCACAGCACTCCGGACGATATCGCGTTCGGCATCAACGCGGTGTCGATGGCGATTGCGACGGGGCACGCGAAGTCGGTGCTTTTCTACCGGGAGACTTCGAACGACCGGGTGCTGGCGCTGGCCGAGCGGGCGCGGGAAGCCGGCCTGCGGGTCGAGGGGGTGGAGGCGCAGCGGCTCGATGAGCTGACCGGCGACGGGGTGCACCAGGGGATCCTGGCCAGGGTGCGGCCAGTGGAGCCGATCGACCTGAAGGCGGCGGCGCGGCAGGCCGGGCAGCGGTCGCTGGTGCTGCTGCTCGACCGGGTGACCGACCCGCAGAACGTGGGGGCGATCCTGCGGACGGCGGTGGCGGTCGGGGCCGATGCGGTGGTGCTGCCGCTGCGGCGGGGCGCGCTGATCACGCCGGGGGTGCACCGGGCGAGCGCAGGGCTGAGCTTCGTTGCGCCGGTCGCTGCGCCGCAGAACCTTGCGATGGCCGTGCGGACGCTGAAAGAGGCGAACTACTGGGTGGTGGCCGCGGACGCGGGCGAGGGGAGTGCGGCGGCAACGGAATTCGACTGGCCGGGGCGGACGGCGCTGATCGTGGGGAGCGAGGGCGAGGGCGTGGGGCAGCTCCTGCTGCGGGAGAGCGACTTCCGGGTGGCGCTGCCGATGGACCCGCGGGTGGAATCGCTCAACGTGGCCGTGGCGACGGGGGCGCTGGCGTACCTGTGGCGGCGGCAGCACCCGTTCCCGGCCCAGGCGAGCGGAGGCTGA
- the mtaB gene encoding tRNA (N(6)-L-threonylcarbamoyladenosine(37)-C(2))-methylthiotransferase MtaB: MASRTGRPVAAVLTLGCKLNLADSGEIAAGLRSAGFEVVDQVCEADAYVINTCSVTHVADAKSRKLIRSMRRLAPQARVAVTGCYPQSAGFDAVRELGADFVAGTRDADKSELVRFLAAGAAAPAAPGESSPAPLAPGLTRAFVKAQEGCNDVCAFCIVPRTRGREESRPVEAVAAEVQRAVEAGAREVVVTGTQLGAWGRDLDPPLRPHHLISGILERTEVLRLRFSSLQPQDITPELLALWQDPRLMPHFHLALQSGSEAILAAMRRRYTAAEFLRAAERIRAAVPGVAITTDVIAGFPGETEADFAATLALCREVGFARIHAFPYSQRSRTAAARMPGQLGPEVKKERMARLLALAEELSLAFRRAHAGTVRPVLWEEEKAGCWFGHTDNYIPVYAVAPGQDLRNRVTPVHLGEVYHDGVRGTLPTEAP, translated from the coding sequence ATGGCTTCCCGAACCGGCCGCCCCGTCGCCGCTGTGCTCACGCTCGGCTGCAAGCTCAACCTCGCCGATTCCGGCGAAATCGCCGCCGGGCTCCGCAGCGCCGGCTTCGAAGTCGTCGACCAGGTCTGCGAAGCCGACGCCTACGTCATCAACACCTGCTCCGTCACCCACGTCGCCGACGCCAAGTCGCGCAAGCTGATCCGGTCGATGCGCCGGCTCGCGCCCCAGGCCCGTGTCGCCGTCACCGGCTGCTACCCCCAGTCGGCCGGGTTCGATGCCGTGCGCGAACTCGGCGCCGACTTCGTCGCCGGCACCCGCGACGCCGACAAGTCCGAACTCGTCCGCTTCCTCGCCGCCGGCGCCGCTGCCCCGGCCGCGCCGGGCGAATCCTCGCCGGCTCCGCTCGCGCCCGGGCTCACCCGCGCCTTCGTCAAGGCCCAGGAAGGCTGCAACGATGTCTGCGCCTTCTGCATCGTGCCCCGCACCCGCGGCCGCGAAGAGAGCCGCCCGGTCGAGGCCGTCGCCGCCGAAGTCCAGCGCGCCGTCGAGGCCGGCGCCCGCGAGGTCGTCGTCACCGGCACCCAGCTCGGCGCCTGGGGCCGCGACCTCGACCCGCCGCTCCGCCCGCACCACCTCATTTCCGGCATCCTCGAACGCACCGAAGTCCTCCGCCTCCGCTTCAGCTCGCTCCAGCCCCAGGACATCACGCCCGAGCTGCTGGCCCTCTGGCAGGACCCCCGGCTCATGCCCCACTTCCACCTCGCCCTCCAGTCCGGCTCCGAAGCCATCCTCGCCGCGATGCGCCGCCGCTACACCGCCGCCGAATTCCTCCGGGCCGCCGAGCGGATCCGCGCCGCCGTCCCGGGCGTCGCCATCACCACCGACGTCATCGCCGGCTTCCCCGGCGAAACCGAGGCCGACTTCGCCGCCACCCTCGCCCTCTGCCGCGAAGTCGGCTTCGCCCGCATCCACGCCTTCCCCTACTCGCAGCGGAGCCGCACCGCGGCTGCCCGGATGCCGGGCCAGCTTGGCCCCGAGGTGAAGAAAGAGCGGATGGCCCGCCTCCTCGCCCTCGCCGAGGAACTCTCCCTCGCCTTCCGCCGGGCCCACGCCGGCACCGTCCGGCCGGTCCTCTGGGAAGAGGAGAAAGCCGGCTGCTGGTTCGGCCACACCGACAACTACATCCCGGTCTATGCCGTTGCCCCCGGCCAGGACCTCCGCAACCGCGTGACGCCCGTTCACCTGGGTGAGGTGTACCATGACGGCGTCCGGGGAACCCTCCCCACGGAGGCACCGTGA
- the amaP gene encoding alkaline shock response membrane anchor protein AmaP has protein sequence MNALRRILLALYSILLLAACGGLFALAWNQDKKLDIQVRSFNLQAFVVSSDTARALFALVLAAVALLAFLSLLAAVWRSGPARSRGVLSLRQEDGGIVEVSAQTLEALLRDALQALPEVRRAEPRVDVRAGAVDCRIDATIEGSVSIAAATKLMVDTVHAVLREQVGVTNVRRPAIRITYDELAARPAGSAPQRSAYPPAPPPPGPAAPPAPIFPAARRADQPDQPPSGGPGND, from the coding sequence GTGAACGCCCTGCGCCGCATCCTCCTCGCCCTCTACAGCATCCTCCTCCTCGCCGCCTGCGGCGGGCTCTTCGCCCTCGCCTGGAACCAGGACAAGAAGCTCGATATCCAGGTCCGTAGCTTCAACCTCCAGGCCTTCGTCGTTTCGAGCGATACCGCCCGCGCCCTCTTCGCCCTCGTCCTCGCCGCCGTCGCGCTCCTCGCCTTCCTCTCCCTCCTGGCCGCCGTCTGGCGCAGCGGCCCGGCCCGCTCGCGCGGCGTCCTCAGCCTTCGCCAGGAAGATGGCGGCATCGTCGAGGTCTCCGCCCAGACCCTCGAAGCACTCCTCCGCGATGCCCTCCAGGCCCTGCCCGAAGTCCGCCGCGCCGAACCGCGCGTCGATGTCCGCGCCGGCGCGGTCGACTGCCGCATCGACGCCACCATCGAAGGCAGCGTCAGCATCGCCGCCGCCACGAAGCTCATGGTCGATACCGTCCACGCCGTCCTCCGCGAGCAGGTCGGCGTCACGAACGTCCGGCGCCCGGCGATCCGCATCACCTACGACGAGCTGGCGGCGCGCCCGGCCGGGTCCGCACCGCAGCGTTCGGCCTACCCGCCTGCCCCGCCGCCGCCCGGCCCCGCCGCCCCGCCGGCCCCCATCTTCCCGGCCGCCCGCCGCGCCGACCAGCCCGACCAGCCCCCGTCCGGAGGCCCCGGCAATGACTGA
- the scpB gene encoding SMC-Scp complex subunit ScpB gives MTDQRAPLPPSANELPWVLEALLFVADEPQPLGALARAAGVSEAAARRALAQLAADYEARGLRLIEDGQKYQLGAAPEYAPYIEQLLGGGPGQRLSRAALETLTIIAYRQPCTRAEIEAIRGVNSDRHVAILEQRGLIEQAGVGDGPGRPKLYRTTIRFLEHFGISSPKELPPLPEAPEDEVVQAEI, from the coding sequence ATGACTGACCAGCGCGCGCCCCTGCCCCCGTCGGCCAATGAACTGCCGTGGGTGCTTGAGGCCCTCCTCTTCGTCGCTGATGAGCCGCAGCCCCTCGGCGCGCTCGCCCGCGCCGCTGGCGTCAGCGAGGCCGCCGCCCGCCGCGCCCTCGCCCAGCTCGCCGCCGACTACGAGGCCCGCGGCCTCCGCCTCATCGAAGACGGCCAGAAGTACCAGCTCGGCGCGGCCCCGGAATACGCCCCCTACATCGAGCAGCTCCTCGGCGGCGGACCCGGGCAGCGCCTCAGCCGCGCCGCCCTCGAAACGCTCACCATCATCGCCTACCGCCAGCCCTGCACCCGCGCCGAGATCGAAGCAATCCGCGGCGTCAACAGCGACCGCCACGTCGCCATCCTCGAGCAGCGCGGCCTCATCGAGCAGGCCGGCGTCGGCGACGGCCCTGGCCGCCCGAAGCTCTACCGCACCACCATCCGCTTCCTCGAGCACTTCGGCATCAGCAGCCCGAAGGAGCTTCCCCCGCTCCCCGAAGCCCCCGAGGACGAGGTCGTGCAGGCCGAAATCTAA
- a CDS encoding RNA recognition motif domain-containing protein, translated as MHLYLGNLSYLTTAEELAALLAPFGPFAAPQLVLDPATGLSRGYALVEFDDPAAAAAAAAALNGSFLHGRVLIVRPAHAGE; from the coding sequence CTGCACCTCTATCTCGGCAACCTCAGCTACCTCACGACTGCCGAGGAGCTCGCCGCCCTCCTCGCCCCCTTCGGCCCCTTCGCGGCGCCGCAGCTCGTCCTCGACCCTGCCACCGGCCTCTCCCGCGGCTACGCCCTCGTCGAATTCGATGACCCGGCCGCCGCCGCGGCCGCCGCCGCAGCCCTCAACGGCAGCTTCCTCCACGGGCGGGTGCTCATCGTCCGCCCGGCCCACGCCGGCGAGTAG
- a CDS encoding type 1 glutamine amidotransferase, with translation MELRVAHLYPEVMNLYGDRGNAIALRARCQRRGIACTILPVNIGDPLDPGEVDIVLVGGGQDREQRRIAPDLLRRGPALRDAVDAGLPVLAVCGGYQLFGHRYVDHDGSVIPGIGVFDAETRHPGPVADRCIGDIVVETPFGEVVGFENHGGRTYLAPGQEPLGTVRLGRGNNAEDRTEGARRKNAIGTYLHGSVLPKNPALADALILAALRRRYGPSVELPPLDDAPERRAHEAALRTALARARSPV, from the coding sequence GTGGAACTCCGCGTCGCCCACCTCTACCCCGAGGTGATGAACCTCTACGGAGACCGCGGCAACGCCATCGCCCTCCGCGCCCGCTGCCAGCGGCGCGGCATCGCCTGCACCATCCTCCCCGTCAACATCGGCGACCCCCTCGACCCCGGCGAGGTCGACATCGTCCTCGTCGGCGGCGGGCAGGACCGCGAGCAGCGGCGCATCGCCCCCGACCTCCTCCGGCGCGGCCCCGCCCTCCGCGACGCGGTCGATGCAGGCCTGCCCGTGCTCGCCGTCTGCGGCGGCTACCAGCTCTTCGGCCATCGCTACGTCGACCACGACGGCAGCGTCATCCCCGGCATCGGCGTCTTCGACGCGGAGACGCGCCACCCCGGCCCCGTCGCCGACCGCTGCATCGGCGACATCGTCGTCGAAACCCCCTTCGGCGAGGTGGTCGGCTTCGAAAACCACGGCGGCCGCACCTACCTTGCCCCCGGGCAGGAGCCGCTCGGCACCGTCCGCCTCGGCCGCGGCAACAACGCCGAAGACCGCACCGAAGGCGCCCGCCGGAAGAACGCCATCGGCACCTACCTCCACGGCAGTGTCCTGCCGAAAAACCCCGCCCTCGCCGACGCGCTCATCCTCGCCGCCCTCCGCCGCCGGTACGGCCCGTCGGTCGAGCTCCCCCCGCTCGACGATGCCCCCGAACGCCGCGCCCACGAAGCCGCCCTCCGCACCGCCCTCGCCCGCGCCCGCAGTCCGGTCTGA
- the lgt gene encoding prolipoprotein diacylglyceryl transferase: MGAISTLFLAITIDINPVMAKFGPFTLTWHGLFTAVGILAGVTLSVWLAKRDGIPVEVAQEIALVGVPCAIVGARLFYVIEHWDRFQHDLPGIVFGITEGGITLYGGLLGGVLGGLIYAIWHKWPIGIGLDAAAPGMILGQGIGRIGDLINGEHIAKRTDLPWGVKYLHPDSPQYQYNLLHQDPNNPLRPLDTYAVHPVAGGYELLGDFIILGILLFVCYRVIKVPGWVFCSYVAMYGIMRFFLSYFRIDEQTFAGIPVPQLTAAITLGIAVIAAGILYKKPGPITPEYALRVWGRLPDDIAPPQGGAAEAEPSRA; this comes from the coding sequence ATGGGCGCCATCTCCACCCTCTTCCTCGCCATCACCATCGATATCAACCCGGTCATGGCCAAATTCGGGCCCTTCACCCTCACCTGGCACGGGCTCTTCACCGCCGTCGGCATCCTCGCCGGCGTCACCCTCTCCGTCTGGCTGGCGAAGCGCGACGGCATCCCCGTCGAAGTCGCCCAGGAGATCGCCCTCGTCGGCGTCCCCTGCGCCATCGTCGGCGCCCGCCTCTTCTACGTCATCGAACACTGGGACCGCTTCCAGCACGACCTCCCGGGCATCGTCTTCGGCATCACCGAAGGCGGCATCACCCTCTACGGCGGCCTCCTCGGCGGCGTCCTCGGCGGCCTCATTTACGCCATCTGGCACAAATGGCCGATCGGCATCGGCCTCGATGCCGCCGCCCCCGGCATGATCCTCGGCCAGGGCATCGGCCGCATCGGCGACCTCATCAACGGCGAGCACATCGCCAAGCGCACCGACCTCCCCTGGGGCGTCAAGTACCTCCACCCCGACAGCCCCCAGTACCAGTACAACCTCCTCCACCAGGACCCGAACAACCCGCTCCGCCCGCTCGATACCTACGCCGTCCACCCCGTCGCCGGCGGCTACGAGCTCCTCGGCGACTTCATCATCCTCGGCATCCTCCTCTTCGTCTGCTACCGCGTCATCAAGGTGCCGGGCTGGGTCTTCTGCTCCTACGTCGCCATGTACGGCATCATGCGCTTCTTCCTCTCCTACTTCCGCATCGATGAGCAGACCTTCGCCGGCATCCCCGTGCCCCAGCTGACCGCGGCCATCACCCTCGGGATCGCAGTGATCGCCGCTGGCATCCTGTACAAGAAGCCCGGCCCCATCACCCCCGAGTACGCGCTCCGCGTCTGGGGCCGCCTCCCCGACGACATCGCCCCGCCCCAGGGCGGCGCCGCCGAAGCCGAGCCCTCCCGCGCCTGA
- a CDS encoding glutaredoxin family protein: MPGLLAVTLYRAPGCGLCDRAEAILARLARELPIAVTAVDISSDPALEARYFLEIPVIEADGRIIARAPIAEAALRAELEALLESPAR; the protein is encoded by the coding sequence ATGCCCGGCCTCCTCGCCGTCACGCTCTACCGGGCCCCGGGCTGCGGCCTCTGCGACCGCGCCGAAGCGATCCTTGCCCGCCTCGCCCGCGAGCTCCCCATCGCCGTCACCGCCGTCGACATCTCCAGCGACCCTGCCCTCGAAGCCCGGTACTTCCTCGAGATACCCGTCATCGAAGCCGACGGCCGCATCATCGCCCGGGCGCCCATCGCCGAGGCGGCCCTCCGCGCCGAACTCGAAGCCCTCCTCGAGTCCCCGGCCCGCTGA
- a CDS encoding class I SAM-dependent methyltransferase translates to MAGNVQDQFGPAAHAYAAFSYHAAGPDLPVIVEAAALTGAETVLDLGTGAGHTAMACARHAAAVVALDITPEMLAAAAELAASRRIDNITFELGDAARLPFPDAAFDVVTCRVAAHHFPDLPRVIRETWRVLRPGGRFIIADTIAPEDAAADTFLNTIEFLRDPSHVRDCRGSEWLRLLRAAGFEAQMVFRMVLALDGADWVARQRTPAEKVGVIRRLLDEAPPAIRAQFEIRDDPWGFSQPIAVIRAVRPA, encoded by the coding sequence ATGGCCGGCAACGTCCAGGACCAGTTCGGGCCTGCCGCACACGCCTACGCCGCCTTCTCCTACCACGCCGCGGGCCCCGACCTCCCCGTCATCGTCGAGGCCGCCGCTCTCACCGGCGCCGAGACCGTGCTCGACCTCGGCACCGGCGCCGGCCACACCGCCATGGCCTGCGCCCGCCACGCCGCGGCCGTCGTCGCCCTCGATATCACCCCTGAGATGCTCGCCGCCGCCGCTGAACTCGCCGCCAGCCGCCGCATCGACAATATCACCTTCGAACTCGGCGATGCCGCCCGCCTCCCCTTCCCCGATGCCGCTTTCGACGTCGTGACCTGCCGCGTGGCTGCCCACCACTTCCCCGACCTCCCCCGCGTCATCCGCGAGACGTGGCGCGTGCTCCGCCCCGGCGGCCGGTTCATCATCGCCGATACCATCGCCCCCGAAGACGCCGCCGCCGATACCTTCCTCAACACGATCGAGTTCCTCCGCGACCCCTCCCACGTGCGCGACTGCCGCGGCTCCGAGTGGCTCCGCCTGCTCCGCGCCGCCGGCTTCGAAGCCCAGATGGTCTTCCGCATGGTCCTCGCCCTCGACGGCGCCGACTGGGTCGCACGCCAGCGCACCCCGGCCGAGAAAGTCGGCGTGATCCGGCGCCTCCTCGACGAGGCGCCGCCCGCCATCCGCGCCCAGTTCGAAATCCGCGACGACCCGTGGGGCTTCTCCCAGCCCATCGCCGTCATCCGCGCCGTCCGCCCCGCCTGA
- a CDS encoding GNAT family N-acetyltransferase — translation MDEPEAAGPAPLPLITAEEFEALAPEWEALARDAPGATPFHLPGWHRAWLRVFRPAGEAVFLSIRREERLIGAAALDLSPAGARELGDPEVRDYGGPLALPGEAEAVAAGILEWLREDFTGRLELWGIAADGPWPAAFARAAEQYGWTFAAEPEAVCPGVDLPGTFDTYLAGLGKHDRHELRRKLRNFAAAGEAGFARLTGADAAEALPLLFALMRASREDKAAFLTAEMEAFFGALAAEFGGRGMLSLGVTRLDGRPAAVTLAFEDGQTAYLYNSGYDPAFAPLAAGLVSKAWTLRDALERGLRRFDFLRGSEEYKRRLGGAPREVLRLRLEDRAGR, via the coding sequence ATGGACGAGCCGGAGGCTGCAGGGCCCGCGCCGCTGCCGCTGATTACGGCGGAGGAGTTCGAGGCGCTGGCGCCGGAGTGGGAGGCGCTGGCGCGGGACGCGCCGGGGGCGACACCGTTCCACCTGCCGGGCTGGCACCGGGCGTGGCTGCGCGTCTTCCGGCCGGCGGGCGAGGCGGTGTTTCTCTCGATCCGGCGCGAGGAGCGGCTCATCGGGGCGGCGGCGCTCGACCTTTCGCCGGCGGGCGCGCGGGAGCTGGGCGACCCGGAGGTGCGCGACTACGGGGGGCCGCTCGCGCTGCCGGGCGAGGCGGAGGCGGTGGCGGCCGGCATCCTCGAGTGGCTCCGGGAGGACTTCACGGGACGGCTCGAGCTGTGGGGCATCGCGGCCGACGGGCCGTGGCCGGCGGCGTTCGCGCGGGCAGCCGAGCAGTACGGGTGGACGTTCGCGGCCGAGCCGGAGGCGGTCTGCCCGGGGGTCGACCTGCCGGGAACGTTCGATACGTACCTTGCGGGGCTGGGGAAGCACGACCGGCACGAGCTGCGGCGGAAGCTGCGGAACTTCGCGGCGGCGGGCGAGGCCGGCTTTGCGCGGCTCACGGGGGCCGATGCCGCGGAGGCGCTGCCGCTCCTGTTTGCGCTGATGCGGGCGAGCCGGGAGGACAAGGCGGCGTTCCTGACGGCGGAGATGGAGGCGTTCTTCGGCGCGCTGGCGGCGGAGTTCGGCGGGCGGGGGATGCTGTCGCTGGGCGTGACACGGCTGGACGGCCGGCCGGCGGCGGTCACGCTGGCGTTCGAGGACGGGCAGACGGCGTACCTCTACAACAGCGGCTACGACCCGGCGTTTGCGCCGCTGGCGGCGGGGCTGGTGAGCAAGGCGTGGACGCTGCGCGACGCGCTGGAGCGGGGGCTGCGGCGGTTTGACTTCCTGCGGGGGAGCGAGGAGTACAAGCGGCGGCTCGGCGGGGCTCCCCGCGAGGTGCTGCGCCTGCGGCTGGAGGACCGGGCGGGGCGGTAG
- the tcuA gene encoding FAD-dependent tricarballylate dehydrogenase TcuA: MPLPAGSPGAAAVYETDVLVVGGGIAGLSAALEARQHGAAVILIEKAPREHRGGNTRFADAQMRFPHEADAYGPRDYTADDMFDDLLRISRGRANPALIRTLCDNARAAAEWLTALGLEWEAGYPHTAGYRRSPRAGGQGLVDLLYRRLEGLGGIVSYETAAVDLLLAPGGGIAGVRARGPEGLIDLHARGGTILACGGFQANVEMRVRYLGRFADALILRGSRYNTGEGLMMAIAAGAQPAGQWGDYHSAVLDARSPRIECGVTALYNYQMGIFVNREGRRFLDEGEDFRDHTYVKFSKHIVEQAGGQAWCIFDQKAFQREEFARAWRPVGPPLQSDTLEGLARQMDVPAETFLETVAAFNAAVQPGEYDLDRLDGKRTLGIHPPKSNWALPIDAPPYLAIPVTGGITFTFGGLKCDTSARVIDTRGQPLPGLYAAGEPMGEFFYDNYPGATSVIRGCVFGRIAGAHAAGRARGA; this comes from the coding sequence ATGCCGCTCCCGGCCGGGTCGCCCGGCGCCGCTGCCGTCTACGAAACCGACGTCCTCGTCGTCGGCGGCGGCATCGCCGGCCTTTCCGCCGCCCTCGAAGCCCGCCAGCATGGCGCCGCGGTCATCCTCATCGAAAAAGCCCCGCGCGAACATCGCGGCGGCAATACCCGCTTCGCCGATGCCCAGATGCGCTTCCCCCACGAAGCCGACGCCTACGGCCCGCGCGACTACACGGCCGACGACATGTTCGACGACCTGCTCCGCATCTCCCGCGGCCGCGCCAACCCGGCCCTCATCCGCACCCTCTGCGACAACGCCCGCGCCGCCGCCGAGTGGCTCACCGCCCTCGGCCTCGAATGGGAGGCCGGCTACCCCCATACCGCCGGCTACCGCCGCAGCCCCAGGGCTGGCGGGCAGGGCCTCGTCGACCTCCTCTACCGCCGCCTCGAAGGCCTCGGCGGCATCGTCAGCTATGAAACCGCCGCCGTCGACCTCCTCCTCGCGCCCGGCGGCGGCATCGCCGGCGTTCGCGCCCGCGGCCCCGAAGGCCTCATCGACCTCCACGCCCGCGGCGGCACCATCCTCGCCTGCGGCGGCTTCCAGGCCAACGTCGAGATGCGCGTCCGCTACCTCGGCCGCTTCGCCGATGCCCTCATCCTCCGCGGCAGCCGCTACAACACCGGCGAAGGGCTGATGATGGCCATCGCCGCCGGCGCCCAGCCCGCCGGCCAGTGGGGCGATTACCATTCCGCCGTCCTCGATGCCCGCTCCCCCCGCATCGAATGCGGCGTCACCGCCCTCTACAACTACCAGATGGGCATCTTCGTCAACCGCGAGGGCCGCCGCTTCCTCGACGAAGGCGAAGACTTCCGCGACCACACCTACGTCAAATTCTCCAAGCACATCGTCGAACAGGCCGGCGGCCAAGCCTGGTGCATTTTCGACCAGAAGGCCTTCCAGCGGGAGGAGTTCGCCCGCGCCTGGCGCCCCGTCGGCCCGCCGCTCCAGTCCGACACCCTCGAAGGCCTCGCCCGGCAGATGGACGTCCCGGCCGAGACCTTCCTCGAAACCGTCGCCGCCTTCAACGCCGCCGTCCAGCCCGGTGAGTACGACCTCGACCGCCTCGACGGCAAACGCACCCTCGGCATCCACCCGCCGAAGAGCAACTGGGCCCTCCCTATCGACGCGCCGCCCTACCTCGCCATCCCCGTCACTGGCGGCATCACCTTCACCTTCGGCGGCCTCAAGTGCGATACCTCCGCCCGCGTCATCGACACCCGCGGCCAGCCCCTGCCCGGCCTTTACGCCGCCGGCGAACCGATGGGCGAGTTCTTCTACGACAACTACCCCGGCGCCACCTCCGTCATCCGCGGCTGCGTCTTCGGCCGGATCGCCGGCGCGCACGCCGCTGGCCGCGCCCGCGGCGCCTGA
- a CDS encoding helix-turn-helix transcriptional regulator: MGAPGWTFLTNHGHVLLCIANDPGIRLRDIAERVGITERAAQRIVADLIEAGYITRRRVGRRNIYQVHPEMPLRHPVEQAHPVGELFRLIEPLTGRSETAS, encoded by the coding sequence ATGGGCGCCCCGGGCTGGACCTTCCTCACCAACCACGGCCACGTGCTCCTCTGCATCGCCAACGACCCCGGCATCCGCCTCCGCGATATCGCCGAGCGCGTCGGGATCACCGAGCGGGCCGCCCAGCGCATCGTCGCCGACCTCATCGAAGCCGGCTACATCACCCGCAGGCGCGTCGGCCGCCGCAACATCTACCAGGTCCACCCCGAGATGCCGCTCCGCCACCCGGTCGAGCAGGCGCACCCCGTCGGCGAGCTCTTCCGTCTCATCGAGCCGCTGACCGGCCGCTCCGAGACAGCCAGCTGA